In Microbulbifer agarilyticus, the DNA window CCTCGTTACCCAGGCGCTTGGTAATGTAATCGGAGGTGGTGGTCATCAGCACTTGGGAAAAGGTCTGCCCCTTGCGCACCAGCAGCAAACGGCGAATTTCTTCTTCGGAAACGACCGGGTCGCCAGCCAGCTCCACTTCGGAAACCTTGTAAACATCACCCTCGCTGATGTTGACGGTGATAAAGACACTTTGCTTGTCCGGGCTCAGGGAAACCTGCGTGGAATCAATTTTGAATTCCAGATAACCGCGGTCAAGGTAATAAGACTCAAGACGCTCCAGGTCGCCGGTGAGCTTTTCGCGAGAGTATTTGTCGTCGCTGTTCAGCCAGGACAACCAGCCAGTGGTTTGCAGTTCAAAAATTTCCGCCAGCTCATCGTCGGAAAATGCGCGGTTACCAACGATATTGATATGCTTAATCGCGGCGACGGAGCCCTCGTCCACAATAACTTTCAGCTCAACCTGGTTGCGCGGCAGCTCTTTCACTTCCGTAGTTACGCTGGCGCCATAGCGGCCCTGGGCCACATACTGACGCTCAAGTTCCTGCGCCAAACCTTCCAAAGTCGCACGTTTAAAGATCTGTCCTTCCGCAAGACCGTTGTCATTCATGCCCTTAAGCAGGTCTTCGGTCTTGATCGCTTTGTTACCGGTAATCTCAATCTTTGAAATCGCCGGACGCTCACGCACAGTGATTACCAGGACGCCATTTTCGCGGCCGATCTGGATATCCTGAAAATACCCGGTGCGGAACAACGCGCGCGTGGCACTCTGAATCTCCACGCTCTCAATCTGATCACCGACTCGGACAGGCAAGGCCGCAAACACGGTACCCGCAGAGACACGCTGCAATCCCTCAACGCGAATATCGTTGACCTCAAACGACTGGGCGTAAGCGGCAATGGGCAGAGCTAGGCCGAGCGAAGCCGCTTTCAGGAAATTTTTCATCTACTAATTCCGAGTGTTTATTCGCAATTCCATGAGGGCGTAACGCCCAATTCACTGGGATCAAGGTCCCTATCAAGTCCACTCACCGCGAGGGCTAAAGTGGTGCCTGACCGTCTAGAAAGCCCAAAAAGAGGACCTTTGCCCTCAATGAGACCCGAGATACAGGCAAAAAATTCACTACAGACGCAAAATGTCGTTATAAAGCGCCAAAGCCATAATACCGAGCACCATGGCCATCCCCACTTGCAGGCCAATCATCTGCACTCTTTCCGAAACGGGCGATCCCTTAATCGCCTCAATACCGTAGTAGAGGAGATGACCGCCGTCGAGAACAGGAATCGGCAACAGGTTCAACACACCGAGACTGATACTCAACAGGGCAAGCAGCGACAGGAAAGACTGCCAGCCTGCGTCAGCAGAAGTGCCGGCCACTTTAGCAATGGTGATCGGACCGCTCAAGTTGCGGGTAGAAAGCTCGCCAAACAGTAGCTTTTTGAGGCTGTTCAGGGTAAATACCGTCTTGCTCCAGGTCTCTTCCAGGCCCTTGCTCAAGGCCCCCAAGACACCATAGTGATAGCGCCGCACCCGCTCCTCGGGCCAGGATGCCGCAACCGGCAAGACACCAATTCGGCCTATTTTTTCACCGCTATCTAGCGTGACTTCTTCTGGCGTAATCGAAACTGCCTGCTCGGCACCATCGCGCACCACCGTAACCATTACCTGCTGCTCCGGGCGCGCCTTGATATAGGAGGTCCACTCCTCCCAACCACTGAAATCGCGCCCGTCAGTGGCGATGATTTCATCACCAGCCTTCAAGCCACCTTTCGCAGCGGGACTGCCATCGACCACCTGGGCAAGCTGCATGCTGACTTCTGGGATCCACAGCTTTACGCCAACCTCGGCCAGGGGGTCGGCAACCTCCTGCCCCGCCAACCAGCGGTCAATATCCGCATACATGTGGTACTCAAGCGGAGAATCCGGATAGCGCACGGAAAACTTAATATGGCCTGAGTCCCCCAGGCGATTCGCCAAGCGCCAGTTCAGTGCCTGCCAGGTAGGAGTTGGCTGGTCGTCGATGGCGATGATTTCCTGGCCTTCTTCCAGTCCTGCGTACGCAGCTAGGCTCCCCTGCTCTACATCATCGACAATCGGGACAGGGCCAGAAGTGCCCCCCATAAACACACCCCAGAAGAGCACAATCGCCAGCAGGAAATTGGCAAGCGGGCCGGCAGCCGCAATCGCAATACGCTGCCAAACATTCTTGCGATTGAAGGCTCGGTCCAAATCCTCCGGGGCAACCGCACTTTCGCGCTCATCGAGAAACTTGACGTAACCACCCAGGGGAATTGCGGATACCGTGAACTCGGTGCCATGACGGTCATAACGCGACACAAGTCGCTTGCCAAAGCCAATCGAGAAGCGCAGTACTTTTACACCACACCAGCGCGCAACGATAAAGTGGCCAAACTCGTGAAAGCTCACCAGCACACCGAGAGCGACCAGCGCCCAGATTGCAGTCTGTAGAAAATCTAACATGGGGTCAGCTTACTATGATCTCGTTAATGGCTTACGCCCTTTATCTTATGCCTTACAGCCGGCCTACCGTTTCGCCATATCTCAGACGCCGCAGAGTTCTCCCAAAATCTGATGAGCCTGCGTACGCGCCTCCCGATCAGCCTGTTCGACTGTCTCAAGGTCTTTCAGTTCAACCACGACCGTGATCTCCATGACCTTTTCAATCAACTGTGCGATACCGGTAAATGGGAGCTCTCCCGCCAGGAAGGCCTCCACGGCCACTTCGTTGGCCGCATTGAGGATAGTGGGTGCACTCCCCCCCGCCAATATGGCTTCGCGCGCAAGACGCAGACACGGAAAGCGCGACTCATCTGGCGCCTCAAAGTCCAGCCGCCCGGCGCTGATCAGATCCAACGCGTTTACACCGCTTTCCACCCTCTGAGGGAATGCCAGCGCATGTGCGATTGGCGTACGCATGTCCGGGTTACCCATCTGCGCCAGCAAGGAGCCATCGCGGTACTGCACCATGGAGTGCACGATACTTTGCGGGTGCACGACTACCTGAATATCACTCGGCACAGCGTGAAACAGATAACAGGCCTCGATGAACTCCAGGCCTTTGTTCATCATGGTGGCGGAATCTACCGAAATTTTCCGCCCCATGGACCAGTTCGGGTGATTACAGGCCTCGTCTGGTGTAACCCGGTGCAAGCTCTCAGGGTCTGCAGTACGGAAAGGCCCGCCCGACCCTGTCAGCAGAATATGCTCTACACCGGCCTCGCTCAGGCTATCACAGGGGTATGGCAGACATTGAAAAATGGCGTTGTGCTCGCTGTCGATCGGTAGCAGCGATGCATCACTTTCAGCCAGAGCGGCCATAAAGACCGGGCCCGCCATTACCAGCGACTCTTTGTTCGCCAGCAGGACCTTTTTGCCCGCCTGCACGGCGGCAAGTGTTGGGCGCAAACCGGCGGCGCCGACAATAGCCGCCATCACAATCGCAACCTCGGGGTCTGACGCCACCTGACACAAGCCGTCGACGCCGCTCAACACCTCGGTAGCCAACTCCTCAGCCGCCAGAGTCGCGCGCAGCTGCGCAGCCTTACTTTCTTCAAGTACAACTGCGTAGCGTGGCGCAAAGCGCCGGCACTGCTGTGCCAGCTCTTCAATACGGTCACGCGCAGTCAGCGCATATACGGAATAACTTTCAGGGTGGCGGGCAAGCACATCCAGCGTACTCACCCCGATGGAACCGGTGGACCCGAGCACACAGACAGATTGTGGGGTCATGGTTTGCATGAAATCGAACTACCTCTGCGCCCAAGAAATTCAGAGATACTTGGGCAATTCGCTGGCGAGCGCCGCCATAGTGAAAACCGGTAACGCCGCCGTGAGGCTATCCAATCGGTCAAGAATACCGCCATGCCCCGGCAAAATTCGGCTGCTGTCCTTAATGCCGCGGTGACGCTTGAACATACTCTCGACCAGGTCACCAATAACGGAGGCAAGCGCCGTCACCAGTACACCGACAGTAAACAGCACTGTATTTTTGGTCGGCAGATCGAACGCCACCGACACACCCAACGCGAGAACCAGACAGGCCGCAAGCCCACCGAAAAAGCCTTCCCAGGATTTTCCCGGGCTCACTTCTCGCGCCAACTTATGCTTGCCGAACTTACGTCCGACAAAGTAGGCACCCACGTCGGCGGCAACCACAACGGCCACCACAAACAGCACCAGCCAGGCGCCATGTTCGAGCCCCTGCAAAATCACCACCGACAACCATGCCGGTACCAGTACTACCAGGCCAATAAACCCACGCGCCCAGCGGTTACCCCACAACATGGCACTGGCCGGATAGCCCTGTACCCACAGGAACGCCAGCGCCCACCAGCCACAGGCCACCGCCAGAATCTGGCGCGCGCGGTCGGTGTCGGGTGAGGAGAAGTCAAAATCGAATACATAATGTGCTGTGAGCACCAGCGCACCGCCCAAAGCGGCGAGAAACACGAACCGCAGTGCGCGATTCAAGTTGGATAAGTTGGCCCATTCCCAGCCACCGAGCAGAATAACGCCGGCAATCACAATGGAGAACCACTGCAGTGGCACGAAGAACAGCAGCCCCAGAAAAAGAGCAACCAACACCAGCGCGGTAATTATTCTTTGTTTTAGCACCGTTAAACCCTTAAAACCTTCTAATTTGCTAACCCGAATCCCCAAAACGGTCGGCCCCTGCGACTCAGGCCTGGGCTTCCAGCCCGTCTTCGCTGCGCCCACCGTAGCGGCGGTCACGCTGACGAAACGTATCCAGCGCCAAATCAAGCGCCTCAACGTCGAAATCCGGCCACAGCGTATCCGTAAAATAGAACTCGCTGTATGCCGCCTGCCACAAGATAAAGTTACTGATGCGCTGCTCACCGCTGGAGCGAATCACCAGGTCCACTGCTGGCAGATCCGACAACAGGATATGCTCGCCGAGCGACGCCTCATCGATAGAGTCCAGAGCACGCTCGCCTCTCGCCACTTCTTCAGCCAGCGCGCGCGCAGCCTGGGCGATATCCCACTGACCACCGTAATCTGCGGCAATCACCAGAGTACCGTTTTCACCATCTCGTGTAAGGCTTTCAGCCTCCACAATGGCGCGCTGCACGCGGGGAGAGAACCGGTCGCGGCGACCAATCACGCGCAACTGAACCCCCTGCTCCTGCATGCGCCGGGCTTCCCGGCGCAAGTAGGAGTGGAACAGGGTCATCAGCAACTCCACCTCTTTTGGTGGCCGCTGCCAGTTCTCACTGGAAAAGGCGAACAGCGTGAGCACCTCAATCTGGCGCTCCTTACAAGCCTCAATCAGATCTCGAATCCGCTCGACACCTGCTTTATGACCGGCGGAAGGTGACAGGCCACGGCGCGCCGCCCAGCGGCCGTTTCCATCCATAATGATGGCGACATGTCGCGGGCCCGCCTGCATATGTGTTGCCACACCAGTACCGCCGGCAGACATCAGATTTCCATCAAGTCTTTTTCTTTTGTTGCCAGTGCCTTTTCCACCTCGGCAACGTATTTGTCGGTCAGCTTCTGGATATCATCCGCTGCACGACGCTCGTCGTCCTCGGAGATTTCCTTATCCTTAACCAACGCCTTCACCTCTGCCAGCGCATCGCGACGGTTATTGCGGATGGACACGCGCGCGCTTTCCGCTTCACCTTTCGCCTGTTTGATGAAGTTTTTACGGGTTTCTTCGGTCAACATCGGCATCGGAATACGAATCACCGCACCGGCTGTAGCCGGGTTCAGGCCCAGATCAGACTTCATAATGGCCTTTTCAATGTCTGGAACCAGGTTTTTCTCCCAAGGTGTTACAGACAAGGTACGCGCATCTTCAACGGTAACGTTGGCAACCTGAGAAAGAGGTGTGTCAGATCCGTAGTACGACACGTGGATACCGTCGAGAATGCTCGGATGGGCACGGCCAGTACGGATTTTGTTGAAGTTGCTACCAAGCGCTTCGATGGCTTTCCCCATGCGCGCTTCAGCTTGTTTTTTGATATCGTCAATCACGATTCACTTCCTCTTCGATCAGTGTGCCCTCTTCACCACCCACAACGATATTGAGCAGTGCGCCGGTTTTATCCATGCGGAAGACCCGCACTGGCATATTGTGTTCGCGGCAGAGGCAGATTGCGGTTAGATCCATTACACCGAGCTTCTTGTCGAGAACCTCGTCATACGTCAGACGGTCATAGCGGGTAGCATCAGGCACCAGCACGGGGTCGGCAGAATAAACGCCATCCACTTTCGTGGCCTTCAAAACCATTTCCGCTTCAATTTCGATTCCGCGCAAGCAGGCAGCGGAATCCGTGGTAAAGAATGGGTTACCGGTGCCGGCGGCAAAAATCAGCACCTCACCCCGTTCCAGATAACGGATGGCTGCGCGGCGATCGTAGTGATCGACGATACCGCTCATCTGAATAGCAGACATCACGCGGGAGGAGATGTTGGAGCGCTCGAGCGCATCGCGCAGCGCCAGCGCGTTCATCACTGTGGCCAGCATACCCATGTGGTCACCAGTCACCCGATCGAGTCCGGCTGCATTCAGTGCAGCACCGCGGAACAGGTTACCGCCACCGACCACCAGACCGACTTGAACACCAATACCCACCAGCTGGCCAATTTCCAGGGCCATTTTGTCGAGCACTTTGGGGCTGATACCAAACCCCTGTTCGCCCATCAGCTCTTCTCCGCTGAGCTTTAACAGGATTCGCTTGTACTTGCGGTCTTTAATACCTGGCATCCCTTGTTCCTCAACTGTTACGGGCTAAATTCTGTGTTGAGACGCAACCGGAATTCCGATTCGCGCCCGCCGAACATTACAACAAATTCGGCGCTATACCTATGGCTACACCTATCTGGCCGGGCCCAAATAGCGAGTTTGCATCGCTTTCCTGCCCAATAGCTCAGATATTGAACAGAATTTTCCCCTGAGCCAGATACTACAGCGGGGTGCCCCGGAAGTATTCTAATGAACACACCGGGAGCACCCCGCTGGTACCGGCGACCCGGAGGTCACCGGCTGAGTCGAGCATCAAGAGCTGGATTTCACCTGAGCGGCTACTTCCGCTGCGAAATCCACTTCTTCCTTCTCGATACCTTCACCAACTTCGAAACGCAGGAAGCTGGATACGTCGCCACCAGCGTCTTTCGCCAACTTGGCTACAGTAACGTCAGGATTCTTAACAAAAGGCTGCTCTACCAAGCTGTTCTCTTTCAGGAACTTCTTGATACGACCACCCATCATCTTCTCTACGATCTCGGCAGGCTTGCCTTCCATATCCGGCTGAGCCTTGATGATGTCCTTCTCTTTCTCCAGCACGTCAGACGGCATATCTTCCGGCTTAACAACCTGCGGATTAACCGCAGTTACGTGCATGGCAATATCGCGCGCAGTTTCAACGTCGCCGCCGCTCAGAGCAACGATCGCAGCAATACGGTTGTTGGAGTGAACGTAAGCACCAACCACCGGCGCTTCCACCAGCTCGATACGACGCACACCGATGTTCTCGCCGATCTTCTGTACCAGCGCTTCACGAGCATTTTCCAGCTCACCTTCCATCAGCGCAGCAACGTCCGCCTGACGATCCGCGAATGCCTTATCAACCACTTTGGCAACGAATGCCTGGAAGTTTTCGTCGCGTGCAACGAAGTCAGTCTCGGAGTTTACTTCTACCAGAACACCGTAGCTGCCGCCTTCTGCAACTTTTGCAGCAACAACGCCGTCAGCAGCGGTTCGACCTGCTTTCTTAGCGGCCTTCAGGCCAGACGCCTTGCGCAGATCTTCAATCGCTTTTTCGATGTCACCATCGGCCGCGGTCAGTGCCTTTTTGCACTCCATCATCGGCAGCCCGGTGCGCTCGCGCAGTTCTTTTACCATTGACGCAGTAATCGCCATGATTCAATCCTCGGGTTCAGATTCAAATTCTTTGTTGGATTTGAAAAAAAGGGGCCGGATAGATGGCCCCTTTTCCCTGCAGCGTAACTAAAAACTGTTACACCGCCAGTAGCCTGCAGCGACAACCCCGAATTAGGAGTCCGCAGCCTGCTGATTGTCGTTAGCTTCTACGTATTCGCTCTGAGCAGCAGCGCCACCAGCTTCCGCAGTACCAGCCAGTACAGCGTCTGCTACCGCAGTGGTGTACAGCTTGATCGCGCGGATGGCGTCGTCGTTACCAGGGATTACGTAGTCAACACCTTCCGGGCTGCTGTTGGTATCAACGATACCGATAACAGGGATACCCAGCTTGTTGGCTTCTTGAATGGCGATACGCTCGTGCTCAACGTCGATCACGAACAGTACGTCCGGCAGACCACCCATGTCTTTGATACCACCGATGGAGCGCTCAAGCTTCTCCATGGTACGGGTGCGCATCAGAGCTTCTTTCTTGGTCAGCTTCTCGAAGGTACCGTCCTGAGACTGCGCTTCAAGATCGCGGAAACGCTTGATGGAAGCGCGAATGGTTTTGTAGTTGGTGAGCATACCACCCAGCCAGCGGTTGCTGACGTAAGGCTGACCTGCACGCTCGGCCTGCTCTTTGATGGACTTCTGCGCTGCGCGCTTGGTGCCAACAAAAAGGATCTTCTTCTTCTGTGCAGCCATGCCTTTGATGACTTGCAGAGCTTCGTTGAAGGCCGGAACAGTGTGCTCCAGGTTGATGATGTGAATCTTGTTGCGAGCACCAAAGATGTATTCACCCATCTTCGGGTTCCAGTAGCGAGTCTGGTGACCAAAATGGACACCAGCCTGCAGCATATCGCGCATGCTGACTTGCGGCATAATAAACCTCAAATTCAATAGCGGAGGCAGACGACCAGATTAAAAGGATCGAATGCTTCCCGGGTTTTATCCTCCATATACCCCATTTACCAATCCTTGAGAGCACGTTAGGTCACTCAAAGACACCCAGGTGAATGTGCCGGTATATGTGCGGCGTTTGTTAAGAGCAGCGAAACTCACCACTCTTTGTTTAGTTTCACTTCAGGCACTGCCCAAAGCGGCGCGCTTTATACCATATAACTGGGACAGCGGGAAGTGTGACTGGCGCCACAAAAGTGGCTACCAAGGTGTATCAGGTCACACGCACAATTAACGGCCACTGGGTCACCTAATGCCCCACACCTGTAATTCCGCTACAATATCGCGCCGCTTCTAGGCTGAACCTAGATCAGCCCGCCCTGTTGCAGCGCAACCCGAGTGGCCTGCGACAATGGAAGCACTAGGAAATATATGGTCGACGCCGCCCTATTTTAGCGTCGAACTGGCGCCAAAATTGCCACAAACTGCTACAAACACCCTGGAAAGATTCATGACCAATCCTGTAAAGACACCCGAACAAATCGCCAAAATGCGCACCGCCGGCCGCCTGGCTGCGGAAGTATTGGAGATGATCGGTGAATACGTGGTTCCGGGTGTCACCACAGAAGAGTTGGATCGCCGTTGTCATGACTACATCGTCAATGTGCAGGACGCCATCCCCGCCTGCCTCGGCTATCGCGGTTTCCCCAAGTCTATCTGCACCTCGGTCAACGAAGTGATCTGTCACGGCATCCCCTCAGACTCCAAGGTCCTGAAAAAGGGCGACATCATTAATATTGATGTCACGGTCATCAAAGACGGCTGGTATGGCGACACCTCCAAGATGTATTTCGTCGGTAAACCCGCAGCCCACGCCGAGCGCCTGGTCAAGGTGACTCAGGAGTGCCTGTACAAGGCCATCGAGATCGTAAAACCCGGCACGACTCTCGGGGACATTGGCCACGTGATCCAGCAACACGCAGAGAAAAATTATTACTCCGTGGTGAAAGACTTCTGCGGCCACGGTATCGGCGATGTGTTCCACGAAGACCCGCAAGTTCTGCACTACGGCAAGCCCGGTACCGGCCAGGTGCTGGAAGAAGGCATGACCTTTACCATCGAACCTATGATAAACGCCGGCAAGCCAGGCAGCCGCGTTTTGCGCGATGGCTGGACCGCTGTCACCGTCGACCGCCGCCTGTCCGCACAGTGGGAACACACCATGGCTGTAA includes these proteins:
- the rseP gene encoding RIP metalloprotease RseP; amino-acid sequence: MLDFLQTAIWALVALGVLVSFHEFGHFIVARWCGVKVLRFSIGFGKRLVSRYDRHGTEFTVSAIPLGGYVKFLDERESAVAPEDLDRAFNRKNVWQRIAIAAAGPLANFLLAIVLFWGVFMGGTSGPVPIVDDVEQGSLAAYAGLEEGQEIIAIDDQPTPTWQALNWRLANRLGDSGHIKFSVRYPDSPLEYHMYADIDRWLAGQEVADPLAEVGVKLWIPEVSMQLAQVVDGSPAAKGGLKAGDEIIATDGRDFSGWEEWTSYIKARPEQQVMVTVVRDGAEQAVSITPEEVTLDSGEKIGRIGVLPVAASWPEERVRRYHYGVLGALSKGLEETWSKTVFTLNSLKKLLFGELSTRNLSGPITIAKVAGTSADAGWQSFLSLLALLSISLGVLNLLPIPVLDGGHLLYYGIEAIKGSPVSERVQMIGLQVGMAMVLGIMALALYNDILRL
- the ispC gene encoding 1-deoxy-D-xylulose-5-phosphate reductoisomerase, whose amino-acid sequence is MQTMTPQSVCVLGSTGSIGVSTLDVLARHPESYSVYALTARDRIEELAQQCRRFAPRYAVVLEESKAAQLRATLAAEELATEVLSGVDGLCQVASDPEVAIVMAAIVGAAGLRPTLAAVQAGKKVLLANKESLVMAGPVFMAALAESDASLLPIDSEHNAIFQCLPYPCDSLSEAGVEHILLTGSGGPFRTADPESLHRVTPDEACNHPNWSMGRKISVDSATMMNKGLEFIEACYLFHAVPSDIQVVVHPQSIVHSMVQYRDGSLLAQMGNPDMRTPIAHALAFPQRVESGVNALDLISAGRLDFEAPDESRFPCLRLAREAILAGGSAPTILNAANEVAVEAFLAGELPFTGIAQLIEKVMEITVVVELKDLETVEQADREARTQAHQILGELCGV
- a CDS encoding phosphatidate cytidylyltransferase, coding for MLKQRIITALVLVALFLGLLFFVPLQWFSIVIAGVILLGGWEWANLSNLNRALRFVFLAALGGALVLTAHYVFDFDFSSPDTDRARQILAVACGWWALAFLWVQGYPASAMLWGNRWARGFIGLVVLVPAWLSVVILQGLEHGAWLVLFVVAVVVAADVGAYFVGRKFGKHKLAREVSPGKSWEGFFGGLAACLVLALGVSVAFDLPTKNTVLFTVGVLVTALASVIGDLVESMFKRHRGIKDSSRILPGHGGILDRLDSLTAALPVFTMAALASELPKYL
- the uppS gene encoding polyprenyl diphosphate synthase; its protein translation is MSAGGTGVATHMQAGPRHVAIIMDGNGRWAARRGLSPSAGHKAGVERIRDLIEACKERQIEVLTLFAFSSENWQRPPKEVELLMTLFHSYLRREARRMQEQGVQLRVIGRRDRFSPRVQRAIVEAESLTRDGENGTLVIAADYGGQWDIAQAARALAEEVARGERALDSIDEASLGEHILLSDLPAVDLVIRSSGEQRISNFILWQAAYSEFYFTDTLWPDFDVEALDLALDTFRQRDRRYGGRSEDGLEAQA
- the frr gene encoding ribosome recycling factor, which produces MIDDIKKQAEARMGKAIEALGSNFNKIRTGRAHPSILDGIHVSYYGSDTPLSQVANVTVEDARTLSVTPWEKNLVPDIEKAIMKSDLGLNPATAGAVIRIPMPMLTEETRKNFIKQAKGEAESARVSIRNNRRDALAEVKALVKDKEISEDDERRAADDIQKLTDKYVAEVEKALATKEKDLMEI
- the pyrH gene encoding UMP kinase, which encodes MPGIKDRKYKRILLKLSGEELMGEQGFGISPKVLDKMALEIGQLVGIGVQVGLVVGGGNLFRGAALNAAGLDRVTGDHMGMLATVMNALALRDALERSNISSRVMSAIQMSGIVDHYDRRAAIRYLERGEVLIFAAGTGNPFFTTDSAACLRGIEIEAEMVLKATKVDGVYSADPVLVPDATRYDRLTYDEVLDKKLGVMDLTAICLCREHNMPVRVFRMDKTGALLNIVVGGEEGTLIEEEVNRD
- the tsf gene encoding translation elongation factor Ts, with the translated sequence MAITASMVKELRERTGLPMMECKKALTAADGDIEKAIEDLRKASGLKAAKKAGRTAADGVVAAKVAEGGSYGVLVEVNSETDFVARDENFQAFVAKVVDKAFADRQADVAALMEGELENAREALVQKIGENIGVRRIELVEAPVVGAYVHSNNRIAAIVALSGGDVETARDIAMHVTAVNPQVVKPEDMPSDVLEKEKDIIKAQPDMEGKPAEIVEKMMGGRIKKFLKENSLVEQPFVKNPDVTVAKLAKDAGGDVSSFLRFEVGEGIEKEEVDFAAEVAAQVKSSS
- the rpsB gene encoding 30S ribosomal protein S2 — encoded protein: MPQVSMRDMLQAGVHFGHQTRYWNPKMGEYIFGARNKIHIINLEHTVPAFNEALQVIKGMAAQKKKILFVGTKRAAQKSIKEQAERAGQPYVSNRWLGGMLTNYKTIRASIKRFRDLEAQSQDGTFEKLTKKEALMRTRTMEKLERSIGGIKDMGGLPDVLFVIDVEHERIAIQEANKLGIPVIGIVDTNSSPEGVDYVIPGNDDAIRAIKLYTTAVADAVLAGTAEAGGAAAQSEYVEANDNQQAADS
- the map gene encoding type I methionyl aminopeptidase, which translates into the protein MTNPVKTPEQIAKMRTAGRLAAEVLEMIGEYVVPGVTTEELDRRCHDYIVNVQDAIPACLGYRGFPKSICTSVNEVICHGIPSDSKVLKKGDIINIDVTVIKDGWYGDTSKMYFVGKPAAHAERLVKVTQECLYKAIEIVKPGTTLGDIGHVIQQHAEKNYYSVVKDFCGHGIGDVFHEDPQVLHYGKPGTGQVLEEGMTFTIEPMINAGKPGSRVLRDGWTAVTVDRRLSAQWEHTMAVTSDGVEVFTARKEESF